A portion of the Fusobacterium nucleatum genome contains these proteins:
- a CDS encoding aminotransferase class V-fold PLP-dependent enzyme encodes MNYFDNAATTYPKPKEVYEFMNDFYKNYGGSYARGNYGLENSTTRIVSDTRAKLKKLLKAENKSVVFTPTATIALNIIIQGLIKKNREKKNIYISPFEHNAVVRILEYYKNQGEIELNILKVENDYTYNLERLKYQFDKKKPDILIISHASNVTGIILPVEEIAILAKEYSSFTVLDMSQTAGLIEINLNLEAIDFAVFAGHKTLYAPTGISGFLTKENIKLETILFGGTGYDSANLEMPSSVPERYEMGTLNIQAIAGLNAALKWIEEIKIINLYKKELHNRNKLKNILKKYNFIKIVGDNDEANYVGIISFIVENISSESLAPVFSHKNIIVRTGLHCAPLAHKFLGTFPAGTIRLSTSYFTNDEDFENLTRLLDYIEENI; translated from the coding sequence ATGAATTATTTTGATAATGCAGCTACAACATATCCAAAGCCAAAAGAAGTTTACGAATTTATGAATGATTTCTATAAAAATTATGGAGGGAGCTATGCTAGAGGAAATTATGGTTTAGAAAATTCCACAACAAGAATAGTTTCAGATACAAGAGCTAAACTAAAAAAATTACTGAAAGCTGAAAATAAATCTGTTGTATTTACTCCAACAGCAACAATAGCATTAAATATAATAATTCAAGGTCTTATAAAAAAAAATAGAGAGAAAAAAAATATATATATAAGTCCTTTTGAACATAATGCTGTGGTAAGAATATTAGAATACTATAAAAATCAAGGAGAGATAGAACTTAATATTTTAAAAGTTGAGAACGATTATACTTATAACTTAGAGAGATTGAAATATCAATTTGATAAAAAAAAGCCAGATATATTAATAATATCTCATGCAAGTAATGTAACAGGTATTATTTTACCTGTAGAAGAGATAGCAATACTAGCAAAAGAATATTCTTCTTTTACAGTATTAGATATGTCACAAACCGCAGGATTAATAGAGATTAATTTAAATTTAGAAGCAATAGATTTTGCTGTTTTTGCAGGACATAAGACATTATATGCACCTACTGGGATTTCAGGTTTTTTGACAAAAGAAAATATAAAATTAGAGACAATTTTGTTTGGAGGAACAGGTTATGACTCAGCAAATTTAGAAATGCCTAGTTCTGTGCCTGAAAGATATGAGATGGGAACATTAAATATACAAGCTATTGCCGGATTAAATGCAGCATTAAAATGGATAGAAGAGATAAAAATAATTAATTTATATAAAAAGGAATTACATAATAGGAATAAATTAAAAAATATTTTAAAAAAATATAATTTTATAAAAATTGTTGGAGATAATGATGAAGCAAATTATGTAGGAATTATTTCATTTATTGTGGAAAATATAAGTAGTGAAAGCTTAGCTCCTGTATTCTCTCACAAAAATATTATCGTAAGAACTGGCTTACATTGTGCACCTTTAGCTCATAAATTTTTAGGAACATTTCCTGCAGGAACAATAAGACTAAGTACAAGTTATTTTACTAATGATGAAGATTTTGAAAATTTAACAAGACTTTTAGATTATATAGAAGAAAATATCTAG
- a CDS encoding AAA family ATPase, producing MQLKSINLMNFRQFKDLKISFPSSNDGKNVTLIFGDNGSGKTTLANAIIWCLYGQIDFEKKELYNIHMKQKTPINEVTDFVEGELKFEHRNFIYTVTRKIYYKKIDKDTLREEKDKLDVSKCGENGECRYFENSIAQDEINKVLPRALYPYFFFSGEKIEKMSRDIQSQKKETDFSNAVKVLLGLEAIERAIDHLASRKKMTVKSKFEADIKDDGNEKLQVLKKELTQVENNIEQLENNIENCNMEISSAEEIIEKTKKEIEKHTEGATLQKEIDNKENIKEAYENTRKSEIKNFFEIFNNNYWEYFVRKLICQIVPELKEDMVKGKDIPSISVDTINYLIEHKRCLCGAEIIKDTEAYKKLEEILNYIPPRSMSTEIEIFKKEIENLYNRKNISLYPKLQEKYAEFIKCSNKIAILQDEIDEINEKLMDPMADTIVSKNQKLKADAEIDMKKNEKDKENYIEKRGVLKEKKEELESEIIKLEEIDVNNDIPILGKNCAEKVAQRLSEFRDKNESEMRKKLETEINNIYQQMFKDYSFRITIKDNYKISIDSKQYESEKGIEGSVGQNIGTVLAFIAAIVKLAKENKNSIDEETTLLSSEPYPLVMEAPASTFDIKRIKKICNVIPKIAEQVIIFTKDTEGELIREHMKDKIAKELKFEVVNEFVAKVKEV from the coding sequence ATGCAACTTAAATCAATAAATCTTATGAATTTTAGACAATTTAAAGATTTAAAAATTTCTTTTCCTAGTTCTAATGATGGAAAAAATGTAACTCTTATTTTTGGAGATAATGGTTCAGGAAAAACAACTTTAGCAAATGCTATTATTTGGTGTTTATATGGGCAGATTGATTTTGAAAAAAAGGAATTATATAATATCCATATGAAGCAAAAAACTCCTATCAATGAGGTTACAGATTTTGTTGAGGGTGAATTAAAATTTGAACATAGAAATTTTATTTACACAGTAACAAGAAAAATATACTACAAAAAAATAGATAAAGATACATTAAGAGAAGAAAAAGATAAGTTAGATGTAAGTAAATGTGGTGAAAATGGAGAATGTCGTTATTTTGAAAATTCTATTGCTCAAGATGAAATAAACAAAGTTTTACCCAGAGCACTTTACCCATACTTTTTCTTTAGTGGAGAAAAAATAGAAAAGATGAGTAGAGATATTCAAAGTCAAAAAAAAGAAACAGATTTTTCAAATGCAGTAAAAGTTTTATTAGGTTTAGAAGCAATAGAACGTGCAATAGATCATTTGGCTTCTAGAAAAAAAATGACAGTAAAATCAAAATTTGAAGCTGATATAAAAGATGATGGTAATGAAAAGTTACAGGTACTAAAAAAAGAATTAACTCAAGTAGAAAATAACATAGAACAATTAGAAAATAACATAGAAAATTGTAACATGGAAATCTCTTCAGCTGAGGAGATTATAGAAAAAACAAAGAAAGAGATCGAAAAACATACAGAAGGAGCAACACTACAAAAAGAAATAGATAATAAGGAAAATATAAAAGAGGCTTATGAAAATACGAGAAAAAGTGAAATAAAAAATTTTTTTGAGATATTTAATAATAATTATTGGGAATATTTTGTCAGAAAATTAATTTGTCAAATAGTGCCTGAATTAAAAGAAGATATGGTAAAAGGTAAGGATATTCCTTCTATTTCAGTTGATACTATAAATTATTTGATTGAACATAAAAGATGCTTATGTGGAGCAGAAATAATCAAAGATACAGAAGCTTATAAAAAATTAGAAGAAATATTAAATTATATTCCACCTAGATCTATGAGTACAGAAATTGAAATATTTAAAAAAGAAATTGAAAATCTGTACAATAGAAAAAATATAAGTTTGTATCCAAAATTGCAGGAAAAATATGCAGAATTTATAAAATGCAGTAATAAGATAGCTATACTTCAAGATGAAATTGATGAAATTAATGAAAAATTAATGGATCCAATGGCTGATACTATAGTTAGTAAAAATCAAAAACTCAAAGCAGATGCTGAAATAGATATGAAAAAAAATGAGAAAGATAAAGAAAATTATATAGAAAAAAGAGGAGTCTTAAAAGAAAAAAAAGAAGAGTTAGAGAGTGAAATTATAAAGTTAGAAGAAATAGATGTTAATAATGATATACCTATTTTAGGAAAAAATTGTGCTGAAAAAGTAGCTCAAAGATTATCAGAATTTAGAGATAAAAATGAGAGTGAAATGAGAAAAAAATTAGAAACAGAAATAAATAACATATATCAACAAATGTTTAAAGATTATAGTTTCAGAATAACAATAAAAGATAATTATAAAATTAGTATAGATTCTAAACAATATGAATCTGAAAAGGGGATAGAAGGCTCTGTAGGACAAAATATAGGAACTGTCTTAGCATTTATAGCTGCTATAGTTAAACTTGCAAAAGAAAATAAGAATTCTATAGATGAAGAAACAACTTTACTTTCATCAGAACCTTATCCTTTAGTTATGGAAGCTCCAGCTTCTACATTTGATATAAAAAGAATAAAAAAAATATGTAATGTTATTCCTAAAATAGCAGAACAAGTAATAATTTTTACTAAAGATACTGAAGGAGAACTCATTAGAGAACACATGAAAGATAAAATAGCTAAAGAACTTAAATTTGAAGTAGTGAATGAATTTGTAGCAAAAGTTAAAGAGGTGTAA
- a CDS encoding DUF4007 family protein: MKFRAHETFFLRKGWLNKGLKQVKIKADVFTDKEENPMDVFGIGSNMVKSLRYWLQATGLTKENTSGKRFQQFTELGEIIYSNDKYLEELGTLFLLHYKLVTNKEEATSWYYFFNIFNQLDFNKDEFVNEINKYISIEGNDVALRSLNDDFNCIINTYISRVKLNLGKVSAENNIDSPFGELALINISTRGKNYRYKKSLVKAGAIDPWVALAVIVEEAKGETSIQLNHLLNNPCNIGKVFNLDAISMLELLHSIEKIGKIKIIRTAGLDVVIINEKLSFLECVENYYKRIK; the protein is encoded by the coding sequence ATGAAATTTAGAGCACATGAAACTTTTTTTTTAAGAAAAGGATGGTTAAATAAGGGGTTAAAGCAAGTAAAAATAAAAGCAGATGTTTTTACAGATAAAGAAGAAAACCCTATGGATGTTTTTGGAATAGGTTCTAATATGGTAAAATCATTACGTTATTGGCTACAAGCAACAGGACTTACAAAAGAAAATACAAGTGGAAAAAGATTTCAACAATTTACTGAGTTAGGTGAAATTATTTACTCAAATGATAAATATTTAGAAGAATTAGGAACTTTATTTCTTTTGCATTATAAATTAGTTACAAATAAAGAAGAAGCAACATCTTGGTATTACTTTTTTAATATATTTAATCAATTAGACTTTAATAAAGATGAATTTGTAAATGAGATTAATAAGTATATTTCAATAGAAGGAAATGATGTTGCTCTACGCTCTTTAAATGATGATTTTAACTGTATAATAAATACTTATATATCAAGAGTGAAATTAAATTTAGGAAAAGTATCAGCAGAAAATAATATTGATAGCCCATTTGGAGAGCTTGCTCTTATAAATATATCTACTAGAGGTAAAAATTACAGATACAAAAAATCTTTAGTGAAGGCTGGCGCAATAGACCCTTGGGTAGCTCTTGCAGTTATAGTAGAAGAAGCTAAAGGAGAAACTAGTATTCAATTAAATCATTTATTAAATAATCCTTGTAATATTGGAAAAGTATTCAATTTAGATGCGATATCAATGTTAGAGTTATTGCATAGTATAGAAAAAATTGGAAAGATTAAAATAATTAGAACAGCAGGGTTAGATGTAGTTATAATAAATGAGAAACTTAGTTTTTTAGAGTGTGTAGAAAATTATTATAAAAGAATAAAATAG
- a CDS encoding restriction endonuclease subunit S: protein MTKMVSVAKGFQHSVNIGYDLYDDEKIKNFIPTTSALLLLESVLLSTNIVATNRARILIGAYGKGKSHIVLMILSILLKRDLKIFEKLLKKIEDLPRLKKIINNYYESDDKILPVVITGSNTSLSQAFLLSLEKTLSENNLLDFMPETNYKAAVSTIKRWKDEFPETLLKLEDISRKKVEDLINSLENYDIETYKIFEETYPLLTSGSKFNPFLGFDIVELYEIVSKKIKIKGYSGIYIVYDEFSKYLEANINTATVSDTKMLQDFAEKCSRSTETQLHLMLISHKEISNYIDKLPKQKIDGWRGISERFEHIHLNNNFSQSYEIIGNVIQHRNDLWEEFYKNNKKIFESLYSIYEEHTIFSDVLVDIKQIIRDCYPLHPVSIFILPRLSERVAQNERTLFTFLSSQGEKTFMSLLENFGENINFVTPDKIYDYFEILFRKEIYSDNLSYIYILTKKALEKIKCNNLEERIIKTLALIYILEQFEKLAPSQDEIYKIFSFEFSKNEITKAINNLIENESIIYLKRSNGLLKLKESSGVNIREKIVQTIESQKNNIDIKEILNQNNFDSYIYPSRYNDENEMTRYFLFEFISMTEFKNVKNWELKIENIKADGVIFAILTNSDEEITEVIKLLENTKNVELCLFIILKKHKEIENLILEFNAVSKLKDEAVEDNVLFSEYEVIYDDLLEVINNYISMFARPENKKAIYIYKSEKKEINKKSELSELLSKICDDVYFDTPIVNNEAINKNELTSVALTSRNKIVVALLRNDLDINLGLIGNGQEVSIMRSTLIRTGILTSDNNRAKLNFDTKDKKINNLLREIIKFIHRAKDKGKVSFQEIYDSLLLPKNHIALRKGLIPIFLAVVFHKYKKEIIIKSNIGELALNLDTIEQIEASPKTFYLYYSEWNENKKNFIYLMEDLFKDYIIESEKKINSYNFIVLAMKRWYMSLPKITKELKKDIITQEKFNKNYLSMLSSLRTGVDAQALLFEQLVKDFSYSKFEIKLIDDIANSKDFFDNLLFNIKREIIEEVKKIFLGEKNELIRSCSVFSVIKGWLKSLKEDIYIQTFSNGTDQCLSFFRENLENEELFITRLAKLTTELDIEDWNVGTYFQFESNLKMYKETAENYIRSVERKGDYQEVLEENQYKISFFDKSGRLLVKKMRKFEKSPRSKLLYNSIEAQLEAMGQSLSEEEKRQVLLEILCSLF from the coding sequence ATGACTAAAATGGTTTCTGTTGCAAAAGGTTTTCAACATTCTGTAAATATAGGGTATGATCTTTATGATGATGAAAAAATTAAGAATTTTATTCCAACGACTTCAGCTCTATTACTTTTAGAGAGTGTATTATTAAGTACAAATATAGTGGCAACAAATAGAGCAAGAATCCTTATAGGAGCATATGGGAAAGGAAAATCTCATATTGTTTTAATGATTCTTTCAATTCTTTTAAAAAGAGATTTAAAAATTTTTGAAAAACTTTTAAAAAAAATAGAAGATCTTCCTAGATTGAAGAAAATTATAAATAATTATTATGAAAGTGATGATAAAATTTTACCTGTTGTGATTACTGGTTCTAATACAAGTTTATCACAAGCATTTTTATTATCTTTAGAAAAAACTTTAAGTGAGAATAATTTATTAGATTTTATGCCAGAAACAAATTATAAAGCTGCAGTATCAACAATTAAACGTTGGAAAGATGAATTTCCAGAGACTTTATTAAAATTAGAGGATATAAGCCGTAAAAAGGTTGAAGATCTAATCAATAGTTTAGAAAATTATGATATTGAAACTTATAAAATTTTTGAAGAAACTTATCCCCTTCTAACTTCAGGAAGTAAGTTTAATCCTTTTTTAGGGTTTGATATTGTAGAATTATATGAAATAGTTTCTAAAAAAATAAAAATAAAAGGATACAGTGGAATATACATTGTGTATGATGAATTCAGTAAGTATTTAGAAGCAAATATAAATACAGCTACAGTAAGTGATACAAAAATGCTTCAAGATTTTGCTGAAAAATGTTCAAGAAGTACTGAAACACAATTACATTTAATGTTAATTTCTCATAAGGAAATATCTAATTATATTGATAAATTACCTAAACAAAAAATAGATGGTTGGCGTGGAATTTCAGAGAGATTTGAACATATTCATTTGAATAATAATTTTTCACAAAGCTATGAGATAATTGGAAATGTTATTCAACATAGAAATGATTTATGGGAAGAATTTTATAAAAATAATAAGAAAATATTCGAATCTTTGTATTCCATTTATGAAGAACATACTATTTTTTCTGATGTATTAGTTGATATAAAACAAATAATAAGAGACTGTTATCCTTTACATCCTGTATCAATTTTTATTTTACCTAGATTATCAGAAAGAGTAGCTCAAAATGAAAGAACTTTATTTACCTTTCTTTCATCTCAAGGTGAAAAAACATTTATGTCTCTACTTGAAAATTTTGGGGAAAATATTAATTTTGTAACACCTGATAAAATATATGATTATTTTGAAATTCTTTTTAGAAAAGAAATATATTCAGATAATTTATCTTATATTTATATTCTTACAAAAAAAGCTTTAGAAAAAATAAAATGTAATAATCTAGAGGAAAGGATAATAAAAACACTTGCTTTGATTTATATACTTGAACAATTTGAAAAGTTAGCACCTTCTCAGGATGAAATATATAAAATATTTTCTTTTGAATTCTCAAAAAATGAGATAACAAAAGCAATTAATAATTTGATTGAGAATGAAAGTATTATTTATTTAAAAAGAAGTAATGGACTTTTAAAATTAAAAGAAAGTTCAGGAGTTAATATTAGAGAAAAAATAGTACAAACAATTGAAAGTCAAAAAAATAATATAGATATAAAAGAGATTTTAAATCAAAATAATTTTGATTCATATATATATCCATCACGTTATAATGATGAAAATGAAATGACTAGATATTTTTTATTTGAATTTATATCTATGACAGAATTTAAAAATGTAAAAAATTGGGAGTTAAAAATAGAAAATATAAAAGCAGATGGTGTTATTTTTGCAATTTTAACAAATTCAGATGAAGAAATAACAGAAGTTATAAAATTATTGGAAAATACTAAAAATGTAGAACTATGTTTATTTATAATTTTAAAAAAACATAAAGAGATAGAAAATTTAATTTTAGAATTTAATGCTGTTTCAAAATTAAAAGATGAAGCAGTTGAGGATAATGTGCTTTTTTCAGAATATGAAGTTATTTATGATGACTTATTAGAAGTAATCAATAATTATATTTCAATGTTTGCTCGTCCTGAAAATAAGAAAGCTATATATATTTATAAAAGTGAAAAAAAAGAGATAAATAAAAAATCAGAGTTATCAGAACTACTTTCAAAAATATGTGATGATGTTTATTTTGATACACCAATTGTAAATAATGAAGCAATAAATAAAAATGAATTGACTAGTGTTGCTTTAACAAGTAGAAATAAAATTGTAGTTGCTCTGTTAAGAAATGATTTAGATATAAATCTGGGTTTGATAGGAAATGGTCAAGAAGTTTCAATTATGAGAAGTACTTTGATAAGAACAGGAATATTAACTTCTGATAATAATAGAGCAAAGTTAAATTTTGACACAAAAGATAAAAAAATTAACAACTTATTAAGAGAAATAATTAAATTTATACATAGAGCAAAGGATAAAGGAAAAGTTTCCTTTCAAGAAATATATGATTCGTTACTATTACCCAAAAATCACATTGCCTTAAGAAAAGGTCTTATTCCAATTTTCTTAGCAGTAGTTTTTCATAAATATAAGAAAGAAATTATTATAAAAAGTAATATTGGGGAATTAGCATTGAACTTAGATACAATAGAACAAATAGAAGCATCACCTAAGACATTCTATTTATATTATTCAGAGTGGAATGAAAATAAGAAAAATTTTATTTATCTAATGGAAGACTTATTTAAAGATTATATTATAGAATCAGAAAAAAAAATAAATTCTTATAATTTTATAGTATTAGCTATGAAAAGATGGTATATGTCTCTTCCTAAAATAACAAAGGAATTAAAAAAAGACATTATAACTCAAGAAAAGTTTAATAAAAATTATCTTTCTATGTTATCCTCATTGCGTACTGGTGTTGATGCTCAAGCTTTATTATTTGAACAACTTGTAAAGGATTTTTCATATTCAAAATTCGAAATTAAATTGATAGATGATATTGCAAACTCAAAGGATTTTTTTGACAATCTTTTATTTAATATTAAGAGAGAAATAATAGAAGAAGTTAAGAAAATATTTTTAGGTGAAAAAAATGAGTTAATTAGAAGTTGTTCAGTGTTTTCAGTTATAAAAGGATGGTTAAAATCGCTTAAAGAAGATATTTATATTCAAACATTTTCAAATGGAACTGACCAATGTTTATCATTTTTTAGGGAAAATTTAGAAAATGAAGAATTATTTATTACTAGATTAGCTAAGTTAACTACAGAATTAGATATTGAAGATTGGAATGTGGGAACATATTTTCAGTTCGAAAGTAATTTAAAAATGTATAAAGAAACAGCTGAAAATTATATAAGAAGTGTTGAAAGAAAAGGAGATTATCAAGAAGTGTTAGAAGAAAATCAATATAAGATATCATTTTTTGATAAATCAGGTAGATTATTAGTAAAAAAAATGAGAAAATTTGAAAAAAGTCCTCGCTCAAAATTACTATACAATTCAATAGAAGCACAATTAGAAGCAATGGGACAATCTTTATCAGAAGAGGAAAAAAGACAAGTTTTGTTAGAAATATTGTGTAGTTTATTTTAA
- a CDS encoding DEAD/DEAH box helicase family protein produces the protein MSLKDLNIEVEYRSKHIDIATNFYIPLLKEANIYKRAVAYFSSSSLLEISIGICALAKKGGKIKLVTSPCLSKEDIEAIRKGYLKRSEVIKNALLSKLEEVTEEFEKDRLDLLANLIAMNILEIKIVLIEDGAGIFHEKVGIIEDDFGNKVAFSGSMNESETAFKKNYETIDVFCNWKIGDETKRFEKKFDAFENMWNGNDKGIEVIDFPELSEEIIKKYKRKEQADFSIDIREYSKNNSKEEIKENLGARVPKEYKLRDYQEEAIKNWTNNNYRGIFDMATGTGKTLTALGAIAKLSEKLQDKLGVVIVCPFQHLVEQWVEDIKKFNMKPIIGFSKSPQKNWKDRLKLAIRILNYDDLNNFFCFICTNATFSSKEVQKLLQKSKKPLLLVVDEAHNFGAISIRKLLAEKYNYRLALSATFERYMDEEGTSELYNFFEKKVIRYPIKKAIEEKMLTPYYYYPIVVYLTETELGSYNELSKKIKKESRVDNEGKVTLSELGKILILKRARIVAGAFNKIEILKKNLEKYKEEKNILVYCGATNVLSEEADFSNTDVSDVKQIDLVQQMMYQELGMKVAKFTANESIKERLKIKDSFVSKDGIQAIVAIKCLDEGVNIPGIKTAFILASTTNPKEYIQRRGRVLRKAAGKEYAEIYDFITLPRHLNEAKVLSKKKLEYDISLVTREVRRMKEFSNLSKNNISCKKLIMDIEEIYGNFDLNLE, from the coding sequence ATGAGTTTAAAAGATTTAAATATTGAAGTAGAGTATAGATCTAAACATATTGATATAGCTACTAATTTTTATATTCCTTTGTTGAAAGAAGCGAATATATATAAAAGAGCAGTAGCATATTTCTCATCATCCTCTTTGTTAGAAATTTCAATAGGAATTTGTGCATTAGCAAAAAAAGGAGGAAAGATAAAGTTAGTAACTTCACCTTGCCTTTCAAAAGAAGATATTGAAGCAATAAGAAAAGGATATTTAAAACGCAGTGAAGTAATAAAAAATGCTTTATTATCTAAATTAGAAGAAGTAACAGAAGAATTTGAAAAAGATAGATTGGATCTTTTAGCTAATTTAATTGCTATGAATATTTTAGAGATTAAAATTGTTTTAATTGAAGATGGAGCTGGAATTTTCCATGAAAAAGTAGGGATAATTGAAGATGATTTTGGAAATAAAGTAGCTTTTAGTGGCTCAATGAACGAGTCAGAAACAGCCTTTAAAAAAAATTATGAAACTATAGATGTATTTTGTAATTGGAAAATAGGAGATGAAACTAAGAGATTTGAAAAAAAGTTTGATGCTTTTGAAAATATGTGGAATGGAAACGATAAAGGAATTGAAGTAATAGATTTTCCAGAACTTTCAGAAGAAATTATAAAAAAATATAAAAGAAAAGAGCAAGCAGATTTTTCTATAGATATAAGAGAATATTCTAAAAATAATTCAAAAGAAGAAATAAAAGAAAATTTAGGAGCAAGAGTACCAAAAGAGTATAAATTAAGGGATTATCAAGAAGAAGCCATTAAAAATTGGACAAATAATAATTATAGAGGAATTTTTGATATGGCAACAGGAACAGGAAAAACTTTAACTGCTCTAGGTGCTATAGCAAAACTTTCAGAAAAACTTCAAGATAAATTAGGAGTTGTAATTGTCTGCCCTTTTCAACATCTTGTAGAACAATGGGTAGAAGATATAAAAAAATTTAATATGAAACCTATTATAGGTTTTTCAAAGTCACCTCAAAAAAATTGGAAAGATAGATTAAAATTAGCTATTCGTATACTAAACTACGATGATTTAAATAATTTTTTTTGCTTTATTTGTACTAATGCTACATTTTCAAGTAAAGAAGTTCAAAAATTATTACAAAAATCAAAAAAACCTTTATTATTAGTGGTTGATGAAGCACATAATTTTGGAGCAATAAGTATTAGAAAACTTTTAGCAGAGAAGTATAATTATAGACTTGCGTTATCAGCAACTTTTGAGAGATATATGGATGAAGAAGGAACTTCTGAATTATATAATTTTTTTGAAAAAAAAGTTATAAGATATCCAATAAAAAAGGCAATTGAGGAAAAAATGCTAACTCCATATTATTACTATCCTATAGTAGTATATTTAACTGAGACAGAATTAGGTTCATATAATGAATTATCAAAAAAAATAAAGAAAGAAAGTAGAGTAGATAATGAAGGAAAAGTAACTTTATCTGAACTAGGAAAAATATTGATACTAAAAAGAGCTAGAATTGTAGCTGGAGCTTTTAATAAGATAGAAATACTAAAAAAAAATTTAGAGAAGTATAAAGAAGAAAAAAATATTTTAGTATATTGTGGAGCAACAAATGTTTTATCAGAAGAAGCAGATTTTTCTAATACTGATGTCAGTGATGTTAAACAAATAGACCTTGTCCAACAGATGATGTATCAAGAATTAGGGATGAAAGTTGCTAAATTTACAGCTAATGAAAGTATAAAAGAAAGATTGAAAATAAAAGATAGTTTTGTATCTAAAGATGGGATACAAGCTATTGTTGCTATTAAATGTTTAGATGAGGGAGTAAATATACCGGGAATAAAGACAGCTTTTATTCTAGCAAGTACAACAAATCCAAAAGAGTATATTCAAAGACGAGGAAGAGTATTACGTAAAGCTGCTGGAAAAGAGTATGCTGAAATTTATGATTTTATAACTTTACCTCGCCATTTAAATGAGGCTAAAGTTCTTAGTAAAAAAAAATTAGAATATGATATTTCACTTGTTACTAGAGAAGTAAGAAGGATGAAAGAATTCAGTAACTTATCGAAAAATAATATATCTTGTAAAAAATTAATTATGGATATAGAGGAAATATATGGAAATTTTGATCTTAATTTAGAATAG